The sequence atgacaatgctcggccacatgttgcacaagtggtcaaaacatacttagaaacgctcaaatgggatgtcctaccccacccgccgtatagtccagaccttgcgccatccgattactatctcttctgatcgatgcaacatggcctggctgaccagcacttccgtaattacgatgaagtcaaaaaatggatcgattcgtggattgcggcaaaaccgaccgaatttttcacaaagggaatccgtgaattgccagaaagatgggaaaaagtagtagtaagcgatggacaatactttgaatattaaatttgtaaccattttacgtcaataaagtttcaaatttcgaaaaaaaaccgcacgaacttattcatagtcctattattttatACTGAGTgtgcttattttattataccTACTTATATGTATCCACATTAATGAAAATGTGGAAAttgaaaattcccaatttttgttttacaaatatgCAATCAATATTTCTCCCGTAGTGGCATTACTGACgaatggtaaaaaaatgagCATTTCAGCAGCGCTTTCACGAGAAAAGGATTTCACATTTAGTTATCTCTTCTGCTCATTCGACAATATTTTTCGATTGTCAATGCGCATGTATTAGAaaccaataaaatatttgtattttgttggaatttttgCCAAAAGTACTCAGCACTGTCTTGTAGCGAGTGATTCAGCCGACTACGTATTCTACGAAATATCGTAGCAATTGCAATAACTGTTATGAGTcagccattttttatttttatactgccTTAACAtattctatgtttttttttttgtaattcacattttatgttataaataaaaattggaatattttatgtatttctttatAATAAGGTTTTTCGTATTCATAACTTTTGTGTgtccattttgaatatttcatttaagtctgatttttgaattttttgcatttatgtaatggactatgaataagttcgtgcggttttacaacagatggcgtaacttgattattattccatcgatccacatttcaaaacattcattggagagctactgtcgtaaggcacaaacgtcagtataagttttttatttgaagcttaaacaacaatatttttaccacacttgaaaatgtcgaatttcgtgccaaataatgtgtttttgcggggaattcttcttcattattttaatatgaagaaaaaagcagccgaaagtcatcgtatcttggtggaagtttatggtgagcatgctctagctgagcgaacgtgccagaagtggtttgcacgctttaaaagtggtgattttggcttggaagacgaagaacgcgagggtgcgccgccaaagttcatggataccgaattggaggaattgctcgatcaagatccagctcaaacgcaagaagaggttgcaaaaactttgggagttgatcaatcaaccatttccaaacgtttaaaagccatgggaatgatccaaaaggtaggccattgggtgccgtatgaattgaagccaagagacgttgaacgccgttttatggcatgcgaacaactgcttcaacggcacaaaagaaagggttttttgcatcgaattgtgactggcgatgaaaagtgggtccattacgacaatccaaaacgtcgggcaacgtatggataccctggccatgcttcaacatcgacgtcggcgcagaatattcatggcctgaaggttatgctgtgtatctggtgggaccagctgggtgttgtgtattatgagctactgaaaccgaatgaaacgattacgggggatgtctaccgacgacaattgatgcgtttgagccgagcactgcgagaaaaacggccgcaatacgccgatagacacgacaaagttattttgcaacatgacaatgctcggccacatgttgcacaagtggtcaaaacatacttagaaacgctcaaatgggatgtcctaccccacccgccgtatagtccagaccttgcgccatccgattactatctcttctgatcgatgcaacatggcctggctgaccagcacttccgtaattacgatgaagtcaaaaaatggatcgattcgtggattgcggcaaaaccgaccgaatttttcacaaagggaatccgtgaattgccagaaagatgggaaaaagtagtagtaagcgatggacaatactttgaatattaaatttgtaaccattttacgtcaataaagtttcaaatttcgaaaaaaaaccgcacgaacttattcatagtcctattattttatACTGAGTgtgcttattttattataccTACTTATATGTATCCACATTAATGAAAATGTGGAAAttgaaaattcccaatttttgttttacaaatacGCAATCAATATTTCTCCCGTAGTGGCATTACTGACgaatggtaaaaaaatgagCATTTCAGCAGCGCTTTCACGAGAAAAGGATTTCACATTTAGTTATCTCTTCTGCTCATTCGACAATATTTTTCGATTGTCAATGCGCATGTATTAGAaaccaataaaatatttgtattttgttggaatttttgCCAAAAGTACTCAGCACTGTCTTGTAGGGAGTGATTCAGCCGACTACGTATTCTACGAAATATCGTAGCAATTGCAATAACTGTTATGAGTCAGCCATtcactcacaattttgcttcgtatGGCCAAAACTTGCATATTATTATTCTTCAAAATTGAGTTGACACAGAGGAGCAGCATTTCAAAGTGCTTGCTTGGGCAGTGGTAgcctgatttttttcgtttataacCAGCAagaccaacacaatctcagtttttgctCACCTCAGTTGTAAAAAAACCACTGTCATCTCACATATTACGTTGGCAAATCAGtcgattccttcaaattcgctaAGAGTCGATTTGTCTTTCGATGAACGACATATTGAATGTAAAGGTGGCGCCCATTTCGGGCCTCTATTCAGCCCTCAGTGAATTCCCGGAATCGCGGTGTGTGTAACGTCatatttgtgcaatttattcgCATGTTTCTTGCGAAgtttcttttctttgctttttcacaTTTCCCTACATATCTGCGAGAAAAAATTGACACGCGATTGATTAAATTACTGTACTGTAAGATTACAAACATATGTTAAGTACAACATCATCAAGACGCCCTCTACAAATTGTAGGAGAAGCAGGGCCTACGCACTTTTCGTGgatgaactaaatttttggtTGAATTTAAATTAGATCAAGGCAAGCTATATATTTGCTGGCTCTAATTCAATtaatgttgttttattttaatttttaacgaaaTATTAGAATaggtttaagaaaaaatagGCTATGTTTTCggtcattatttaaaaattacctATTTGCAATACCTAtttcttttcgaaaaaataaaacgtATTTTTTGGGGTCAGTATACCGCATAGCCATAATTTATCAGCAACACATTTGCTGGCCTCCCCGGATGGTTCACGTTACTTACTGGAAAATTCCAATGGTAGGTAATgtcagtaaatttttaattattcttattCAGTGTAACTTTGTAGATCTGCATCAATTAGATGAAAGCTATTCTCGACTGCCTGGTTGTGGCTCAGGTACTGATGGTACAGCGCTCTGGACGCGACATGGCATATCCAATCATAATTCCATAATAGGATGTTTTTTAATCTGTCAACGCAGTCTAAAAGAGTATATGGCACGACGAAAGGTGAATAGgtttttcatgcttcgaaattttaaatagccTTTTATCAACAAAACATCCACAGATTGAGCGAGGATTGCGTCTATATGAACAGCATAACCAAAATGCTGCGGTTCGCATTTGGCGGAGCGCTTTAAAAGCGGCCATTCGTCGCGAGGATTGTTTTCAGTTACTTGGCTACCTCTATCAGGCTCATATGGATTGGGGTAAATATCGCGAAGCGATCGAGTTTGGGCATCGGCAGTTAGGCATTTCCGAAGAGTTGGACTCACCTACGatgagggcggaaacttatctGAACTTAGCAAGGGCCCATGAACGATTGGGCGGTCTTGAACGAGCACTCAGTTATGCTCGCCACTCATTATATAACGAGTGCGGTTCGCAGTGCCGTACTGGAGGCTTAGTCCACTTGACAGTAGCTCGCGTTTACTTGGAAATGGGTGGGTTTTCACGCGCGCTTGAAAGGTTACAAGGAGCACACAAAATAGCTACGACAATTGAAGACCCATCGCTGGAGTTGCAAGTTTACGTTGCGCTCTCTGAGCTATTTGACCGTTTGCAAGACAATGATAAAAGTGCAACCTATGCATCCAAGGCCTATGATCTATCACGATCATTGCAACTGCGCGATCTTAACTCGTCACATCATCGGGCTGCATTATTGCGCATGGCATCTGCTCTTCGCAAACAAGGTGACCTAGGGGATGCACATGACTATTGTATGGTGTGTATTGAAGATTAAGACATAAATCGATGATTAAATTAATATGGAAATAATATTGTGTTGTTTCAGGAAGCTACACGCCTTTCACTGATCTCGGGGGATCAAGCGACATATACTCGTAGTTTGCGGGTGATGGGAGATATCTACCGCAagaaagtggacatggatgtgAGTTAAGTTCGGATTTATTGTATATCTATACCTTTTTCAATTAGTAAATTGTATGCGTTGCAAATATGTGTACGAATTTTTCAGCGTGCCTTTCGACAATACGAACAAGCTATGGGTACTTCAGCTACACTTGGAGATCGTATGGCTCAAATGGAGGCGATGGATGGGGCAGCACGCTGTTTAGAAGATTTGCGATTACAGCAGAAGATTTGCAATTGTCGTCCACTTGAGTTCAACACGCGCCTGCTAGAGGTCGCAAGCACCATTGGCGCTAAGGTACAGTGTTGCAGTGTGATTTCGGCTACACAAATTTTTTCAGCCACTCaataattttctcttttatttactaattaagtttttttttagctcCTTGTGCGTAAAATACGTAGTCGTCTAGCTCTTATCTACCGTGCTCTCGGAGATGAGGAACAATACAATACACATTCACGCTTAGCCAGCCAAACAGATGCAGCGTTGGGGCTATTTTGTGGTGCATGTAATGAAACCTTTGGCTTAGAACCGGACTCAATTGAAGCATTGCCTTGTGCTCATATCCTGCATGCCCGGTAAGAATCTACAAGCAATGGAATAATTAATTACAATTCAATGTATGGTTTCAGTTAGCTATGCACGaacaatttttagaacttttaaactttttttttaagttattactTTTTACATTATGGACAAATTGCATCGAAAATCACACTAATCGTTATGAATTTGTAAGGCTACAATAACTATTGGCTTCTTTGTGTAGACCATTTGCTTCAAACAGCCTCACAGAAATATGTAATTTCGGAAATCAGTTTCCACACTCTGAacactttttaaattaacaGCCATAATGCCAGAGGCCGACGTAACCTAGTGCGCGACTACCGTTCGGTTAGTCCTGTGTACGATCTCGACTGCGAACATAAAATATCACACAAGGGATAGTTTTTGGGCAAATCCACTTCAATCAGCTGGAGCTACCAATTCTCGGCGAAATCAGCGTAAATCACTAAATGATCAGATCTCAATCtacataatttttcttgttCCGGATGACTTTTTGTTGAGGATTTTTGAAGCGTAAATGAGGAATCGCTTTCATTACGCACTAAACTAGAttctttcaaatataatttcatgGTCTTGGTTGTTGCTATCTAACTATTGTCTTTTAGCCGAAGTCGAATGGGTACCATTTGGGAGTACACGGGTTCAAAATAAGTTGTGgtcacaaaacaacaaaatgctagacatttttttttctaatatcggtcgttgctcggcgggcaatggccaACCTCAGAaagaatttctgccatgacacAACCATCTGCCGAGTGGAGGAGGTATCAACTGCAGGTCACTCCacatgtggaacaacattaagatgcACACGAACAATTGGAGGCGGAGCCCAGCCAAGAAGGGATGTACGCGCCAGTTGTACACATATGTGAAACAACGCACAGTAGAGCCGGTTAAGAGTGATATTTTTAAGGTTTCTCAACTTAAGCCAGGGTATCTACCGAACTACGACCACACATAATTTTATGAATGCGTTTTAAAAAGCTTAGTACTTAGTCATTTAATTTATCTTACAGGAAGATTTtcaatcagttttttttatcaGCAGACGAACTTAATCGTTTCCAAAAACAGGTAGGGAATTCTACtaatataaaacataaactataaatccgtttgtttattattcatcaTAAGCATAGGTTTTTCTTTTTGGAACTCTGAAACAGTTTCAAGTTTCACtctactaaaatatttttcctgcaTATTTCCAATTCTCGCCTATCTTTATacgattttccaaaataaataaatgtacttatatataaaattctgtATATTACTAACAATTATTGATATTCGCCAATAACTGTAATAACtaacgaaatttttttgcaacCTTTAAAATTCACTGGAGTACGGTATTCAtacagcaaaaaaagaaaaaactcaatACTCACTttcaccagagaatgttaatggaatgagaaggcgCAAATGTTAAACAACATATTTTAGAGTACTAATTTGGGGACTCGGTGTAAGGGATTTCAGATTTTTACTTACCACGCTTGCAGAGGATTTCTGAATTTTACCACACTAGTAGAGGATTTCAGATTGTTTGCTGTTTTTACCAAACTAGTAGaggatttcagattttttgctGTTCTTACCACACTCTTAGAGGATTTCAACGAGAATTCAGATTCAACACATGTTCACAGCGGATCGAATAAATGAGCGATTTATAAAGGTCTATTACAAATAGGCGTTAGCACAAGCATGAAAGACAaatcattgttttattttttgtatttagtttatttagaattgatttaaaatagtgtattcaggtttttctaatacctgatatttagaaatttattttctatataaaataattcatacTGCTTTTGgactgatttatatgtaaaacatacatatgcatatgtagatatgtaagtatatgcattcctatatttaatctctttagtcaaatctgaactacttacatacatatttatttattttatttatttataatgaggaaaaacaataaattaattatttttacacgAAATAAAGAGCACTGGATGccagggccttgggctcgctgaTGCGAATATAGaggaaaaataaacttaattagGTCTTCCCTAAAAGTGTGTGAATGACGAAATAAGCTATTAAGATGTAGTTGTCCATATCAAATTAAGGGTTTTAAGCCTGTTCGTAATAAGTATTctgatatttttaataggttTTCTGTAGAAGTAGTATTTAATATCGAAGAAGGAGTTTGGCTATAGaagatatttttctttattgcttGTGTGGGCATTTGTCGAGTAGGTGGTTGACGGTTAAGGCCAATCTTGCGCAGTGCAAGCAAAGAGGTGGGCTGGAACGGCGTAGTAGATACGAGTGTGCGGCGATTGTATGGCCTAGGCGTAAGCGGACGAATGCTTTGACGTCATTGCAACAACAATTTGCTGAATAGTTTAGTGTTGTCTTATACGGATTATACATATGTGGTATATTGGTGCATGCTGGAACTCCATGACGCCATTGGTGTGTTATATTGGAGATGCGATATAAAGTTGTATATGTATTTTCTGATATATTCAAAGGTTATAAGAGGTTGCTTTCAGGCAGACTTTGCTCTTTCGTTCGCCAGTTCATTTACTTTGATGCCCGTATGTCCTGGGACCCACATAAGTTTCACACGATTGCCGTTAACGATCAGTTTGCCTCGAATGCAGGAGATTAGGTAAGATTTGTTCTTTCTGTTCATTATGGAGTGTAGGGTTGAATTACTATTGGTGCAAATTACGGCTTTTGAATTGTTACTTTCTGCGAAGAAGATTGCGTGTAGACGGAAACACAGCTGGGCGAAGGGAAGGATAAAGGATACCGAGTTCTCTGGCGTATTCGATGCAAATTGAAATTGCCGACTTGCGTGTGGAAGGTTTTTTCGGATGCAGTTCGGATAGTACATTTTCATAAAGTTTACAGTAATGTCAAAGAAAAAGCTTAGCCTCTTTACGTTAAGTTCATATCGTTTCTCGATCGTGGGTAGGCCACTCGATCCACtagtaggtatatacatattttattggtgatgTGGGGAAAGCGAGAATGCTTTGTCTTACAGCCATGTGGTATGGGGAGTAAAGCAGTTTGATGGTACTTTTAGCGCAGTTACCATAGATGGGGAGTCCATAATCTATCTTGGATAGCACTAGTGATTTCGTTGTATTAACTAACGTAGAACAGTTGATTAAACAATGTTTGGATGATAGATATTTAATAATGTTTAATCTGACAGTCAGTTGTTTTCTTATATATGAACAGTGTTCtctaaaagttaatttttgaagtgaaaacttctttagaattgttgggagtgatttgagactcgatgagacgaaaaagcgacactacgaagcgttatatgttgatatacgtgtatgtgtgtggctgcgatatacgtatatgtatgtatactacactgcctcttacttgctttggtgtttagttcaagcgtcatacgtatgtatgtttgtatgtatgctagtacgtatgtgtgtgcgcctgcgtattacggagccacggtgagcgagaaggcattatgtatacctatactatactacctaatacttgcttagaccaagcgtcctacgaatgtttgtgtgtatgttagtacgtctgtgtaatatacgcgttacgacgctcataatagcaaccgcgtgtgctgtattgcgtccgtatttttatattcgtaaatattttcatttttaaatatttaccgcaattgcaggcggtgttgcagtataccacaatcaaaatgacggtgctcgtattgtaactccacagatagatctgaatgcacagcaactagaatcactgtctgttcagctctctaaagtgggagaaatatatGCATGCGagaccagattgagcaatggaaaaacagttttaattgtggcaatttatatttcaccgaatcaatcaataaatagcatcacggaattcattcacgaaagtttaataaagtatacaccagaagtatcgcggatacttagaaaagattacgataaagttgcaatgattttaagtggcgattttaacgtaaattttgcattggacacagcggttcctttaattgactttctcaatacaacattcaatttaaaaatgtgtaacaatcgcactgaatcgataacacgatcaaaaacaacaatttcgcggtatttcaaagatatgttgacaacatcgaaaccaaagcatttgtataatattttagctatcataagccactcgtatcatttgttgaaattgaaaacattgaggatgaataataataaaatgaagaaaataaaatatgaactttatagcaatattataatgaacctataaatatcccgctcctaatgctgctttcgtctcattctctctcagtttgttttacggaaggtttcacttctatcgcgtctaaccgttagactgatattttttttatcgagaATTACCCAATTACCCAAAAACTTTAGGCTATCTGTATTTAATATTTGAGTATTATTGTAAACTAGTGTGAAGTAGTTACATTTGTGTTTACGGCAAATATGATATGAAATTTTGGAAGACAACAATAGATAATCTGCGTAGTATATATACGAAACATTACTATACTTATCAATGATGTagctaatttcattaaaagcagCTATGAACAAAATCAGAGAAAGTTGGGTTCTGCACTGAAGGATACAATTGtaaaggggttttcagtaagagcgcttcaacttttgaacttttttgaataaaacacaaacggttagacttttttaactaattttattttttattatcgagtttgaacatatacatttaagtatgaaattcgatttcttttgcatgaccaccgcgtgcacgttttacgaagtccaatcgttgaacccaattttcgaccactcctttgcataaatcggccgaaattccagcaatttcgcgttcaatattggctctgagctcacaaatcgtcgccggcttgttacagTAGACCAATgatttcacataaccccaaaacgggacggcttgttaaatggaccgtaaaatggccgtaatgctcttgaagtagcagcaacagaacgattattttcataaaaaatttgcacgatttgcaatcgctgctcaagtgtgtagcgttctatgatgaaatgtatactaatgaagtttacaaatgacaagcgaaaaataaaaaatattgcctcgttcgccctccctatcggaaaaaagttgaagcgcacctattgaataaccctatataaagAAAAGCATGTGTTGTttactttagaaaaaaatctaCGATTGGTGAGAAAAGCATGtactattttaaatatttgacaaCCAGGATTCCATTGCTCCAATTGACGTAAGACGACGTGAGTCCTGAAACGGTTGAAAGCTCtctcaaaataaagtaaagtgatTTCTGCTAGAGAGAGCAGTGGAGGCGTGGTGTTCAAGAAGGAGTAGTGCGTCAATTGTGTTATTTGGATGAGTTGTTGAGGACTTATGAAATCGTTGTTTGATATAAGTCGCGAGATGCGTTGcgctattattttttcaaaacgttACCTAAACAGTTGTGTAGACAAATCAGTCTGAAGTCTGAGACTTCTATGGCTGGGTTACTGGTTTTTGGAATAGCGATAATGACGGTGTTTTTCCAGGTTTGTGGATAGATGCCTCGGTGTAAAATATTACTGTAGATGTCAATTAATCTGATCTTTAGGCACAGCGGTAGGTGTTCCTGCATGGAGTTGGATATTCTGTCGGCCCCCAGGGTTTTGCCAGATAGGGAGGACAGTATAAATCCTAACTCATCTAACTCTATCTTGTAATCTGTGACGTTTGAATACCGACCAGGATCGTTAAAGTTGTAGTTCAGGTAGATGTTTTATCTGAAATGAAGGTGGTGTGGAAATCTGAATCCTGCGAGTATTCAGCCAGGCTATGGTTAGCCAAGGCTTTTGGGCTTATGATCAGTCCAAAGTGGCTGCT comes from Anastrepha obliqua isolate idAnaObli1 chromosome 6, idAnaObli1_1.0, whole genome shotgun sequence and encodes:
- the LOC129250150 gene encoding 43 kDa receptor-associated protein of the synapse homolog, which codes for MMSIPHSHNLSATHLLASPDGSRYLLENSNDLHQLDESYSRLPGCGSGTDGTALWTRHGISNHNSIIGCFLICQRSLKEYMARRKIERGLRLYEQHNQNAAVRIWRSALKAAIRREDCFQLLGYLYQAHMDWGKYREAIEFGHRQLGISEELDSPTMRAETYLNLARAHERLGGLERALSYARHSLYNECGSQCRTGGLVHLTVARVYLEMGGFSRALERLQGAHKIATTIEDPSLELQVYVALSELFDRLQDNDKSATYASKAYDLSRSLQLRDLNSSHHRAALLRMASALRKQGDLGDAHDYCMEATRLSLISGDQATYTRSLRVMGDIYRKKVDMDRAFRQYEQAMGTSATLGDRMAQMEAMDGAARCLEDLRLQQKICNCRPLEFNTRLLEVASTIGAKLLVRKIRSRLALIYRALGDEEQYNTHSRLASQTDAALGLFCGACNETFGLEPDSIEALPCAHILHARHNARGRRNLVRDYRSVSPVYDLDCEHKISHKG